aatgataaattaaaaaaatttaaatttagattattcttaaatattaaaaaaaattaaggtcaAAGTCCGTGACCGTAGTCGGATTTGCTTAAAAATTggtcaaattaatttttaagttattttttaacttttaaaagtatttgataaatttaaaaaacaattcaaaataggtttaaatttacaaaaagaaatcaaattaaaattgatcccccttatttttttctttttaatttaaaaattaattttaagtcaatccaaacggatTTTAATTCTTTTATCTTTTCAATGACTTCGTtagtcaaaatttaaatttttgatgtTGACTTTCCCATTCTTTGGAAATTTATTGTCAATTTTAACTGTTAAggtgtttcttttattttatttttaaatattccGTCATCATTATTTATTACTACTCGATCAAGTGAAATTGAACATAGACAATGACTCACTCCAAAATCTTCTCATCTCGTTAAggtccttttcattttttttttcctacGTTATATATATTGAATTATTAAAAGAAAGTTTACACTATCAACAGAAtttaactaaatatatacagCATGCTGCTATATTATTTTTCTGTAATTTTTTTGAtgttattaataaaattaactaTGGCAagtttttattctatttttgaaatctttacatcaGATTTCtaatgaaagtatatgttataaATTTCTCAATTATTGCGTCCATTTTGTGTAATTAGTTTCTTTCTCTCCAGCCAAGTTTAAGTAGGTTGGTAGTATTTATTTGAATAGgtaaaactttaaaactcaCTTTGCAAATTGACCACTTGAATTTAAGTTGATTGAAGTGTAATGATGACTTGTTGACGGTGTGGACCCAGGTAGGATTGAGCGAgttcattttaatattttttgacggaaaattacatttttgtacttggttaaagttattttttatgtatatataacaaTGTTGAACtcctttgatttttttatatttcgaACTTTTTTAGTAAAAATTCTGACTTCATCATTGcttattgagtattttattttattcacttAATGTGTGAAATTATACATCAGTTAAAGCTTTCCTGAGAATACAATTTTTGAGGGTTCCAGGACTCTAGTTATAGCTTGTAAAttgcaattttaaaaaattgtcacTAGAGGTACTACattttgaatattattagtGGCTGCCAACTTGCCATAAATAATTTTAAGATCATAAATAtgcaaaattaaaaatataaaatagcaGGACTATTCATTTAAGGTTGATGAAAATGaatcatcacttgaaattgtgGAAGTAATGTCAATATCGTAAAGTTTATTGTTGACATAAATTGTAAGTATATATTGAGACGTGCCATATACATTGATTTCATGGCCCCCCGTCTTATCTTATATTGTCATGCGGAGTGTTGATTTTTCCACATCAATTGTGAATAGTTATTTGAATTCATTATCTGCttttttactattttcttttcgtgagctaattttttaattttgagcacaagattcattttttttactgTTAATTAGCTTTGAAATTAACCAAAAGGCAacattactaaaaaaaattatatatagtaaTGGTGTTCAAGTTAATTTGAAGTGCGCATAATTATTTCTACTAGGTATGTGAGAATTACTTTTCCTCTATACGGATATCATATATGTCCACCattattttgattaaatatatatttatttatcttttgaaAATTGGAGGTATGGAAAGGGAAAATTGGGAAATAAAGGTGAGAATCCAATCCTCATCAACAAGATAAAAGTTGAAATAGTTAATCAACTGAGCTACTAAAAATTTCTCATTTTGagtaaataaaagaaatgatccCCTTGCATTTTTTTCTATCTCGACGTAAATAAAAGTCCATTTACCAAGTAACCAATTTGCAAGACTAGAGATCCAATGCCCTCACTTTGATGTGGCAAATTTCTCGTGATTTTCACCCCTTTAATCGGAATTAAAAACTATTTAGTACGTCTaacaaacttttatttttaactttttaactttttatttttttattttttattttctatttttaagtACAACCAACTAGCTGACTTTTGGAAATGGGAAGAAGATGCATCAAATAGTGAAGGGAATAAAGGGGGAAAAAAGTTACTTCCACCGCCTCAAAATACTTattgtttttaattaaaatatttattttattataattgttatttcaaaagttcaaaagaaaattaatgTTTTTTTATTGTATCCTCAGTAGTAATTATTTCTGAAGActataaatatcttaattatgatacataaataaaataaatatttaatgaagaaagattatatcttaaaatataaataaagataaaaattaaattacatatcccttttatttagtattttcttaaatatcaaataaataaaaacatcataaatattttgagacgaaggaataataattaaatttggaAGCATTATATTGATGAGCAATGGAAGGGGACAATCAGAGCCTTCATATCTTTTATCGGACAAAGAGAAAATCACATTGGACCCTCTATAAATCTAAAGAGAGCAATTGTTCttgaacatatatatatataatccacTTGCGCGATTAGTTAATATATTAATTGTACCCTACGGTTCTCGTTTTCATGAAATCACAAAAGCAATGTATCAAGAAGATTACATATGAATTTGGtcaaatttaataattatactTTAAATgctatatttaaatttaaaattcaattacAACTAATACTAAATTTTTAAGGGTCCATTTTGACACgcgatatgaaatcatgatttgaaattgaaGTTTAGTATGAATATACAATTTAGATtttttaagttgtatttttttacaaacatgaaaatcccaaaaattgcgaaaaccatcaaaattctcaaattcttaTACAGTTTTATCAAATgagcaaatcataattcataactaAGATATCAAAATATCTGAAAGCGCAGCATTGATAAAATCACATATCTCGatgtttcttttataaataaatatttttgattacAAACTTTCAATATAATCATGTCACATGGGACTGATAATCTAgtcacataattttataaagatttaATAATCAACGAAAGTAGTAATTAGTTATTCTTTTATATAATTCTTTCATATTGGACTGATAATCTAGTCACATTgagcatgttttttttttagaaaataataatataaatttgtttgtcaaattttacattttaaaaaaataaattaaaattacgaTTTGAAAATCCCAATCCATGTTTTTaagatatttgaaaatttgaaaactATAATTTCAAATTACATGTTCaaacaataatttaaattataatttcatatcgTATATAAAACACTACTAAAGTCCAAGTACATCCAATAGTTTGGAATTATATTGTACAAAATAACTTAGAAATGTAGATTAACCTGTGCCATAAGAATTGAAAGTAGTTTGGAGAGTTACTCTACTTGGTGTACTGTATTATTCCTCCAGTATTAAGGTTAATAAATCAGAAAttataaagatgaaaaaaaagaTTGTATTCGAGTCCACAAAATTTATTGTGTgttcttaaggaatttaatccccttactgtacccgaggttataaattatttcctccaagataaaatagataaactattaaagaagtagtggtacctcaaattttaataattttagcgaactcaaaagccagcaacaaaatcacacaaagacttaactttatttgtaagaaaatatatacaaaagagggagaaattcaatgtttaaaatgagagaaaaatcctctatttatagacaacaaagggtagtGTGGACATATGATTATTGTGGCTTattgaaaaagtcacaaccaTTCGCAAAAGTCACAACATTTTAGTAAAAATCgcaacttttcaaaaaaaaaaatcacaactttttgaaaaagtcacaacctttaatttttcattcacatctttaaaactcaatatatgagcccgtttggattgactttaagttggtcaaaatcaacttaaagcccccttttagcttttggacgtgtttgcctaatgctgactttaagtcataaagttcttaaagtcagtcaaaaatgaaaagttaggattcctaactttttttttccaaagtgcttaaagtcattttctttgaccatagaaattacttttatatcccttgtattttaactaaattaccaaactacctttttttattcttttaaccctaaaattcacatcataagcacttttatccaaacactcaacttcttatttataaaaataactttcagcacttcaaaattttaaaagcacttcatacataaaagttatttttttaagccaatccaaacgggctctatactCTCCTTACAATACAAAAATAactgagaagaaaaaaaagactaGTTACTTATGCATTGCAtctacaattttatttttactataaaATGATTTTACTCATCTGTTCTGAAAATTGATtaaataaaatccataaaaattaaatttttaatattattatttaagtaCATAagttattttgaaaatattgagaATCTATCGAAAATAACCTTTTTACCTCATAAAAgatattaataaaatttatctATACCTTAATCTTTTCAGATTTTATTTATGACACTGCTGAATATGTTGTATTCTAGAACAAGAGTTGAGCACAAATGGACAAGACGAGCACAAATGGACAAGACCACGAGTCATTAAGTCACATGCCATGCTCATTTTCGACACAGAAACAGGTCTTGGTTTACACAAATGAATAATTGAGTATACACaggtattaataataataatacatatattataagtactttttttttcaaaaatttaaagaatacaaAACATAGCAAAACTAAAGAGTAAAACAATTAAGTAATAACGAGGAAAAAATTAATGAAGATTGAAAAATACAAAAGTGCGGGCGTTGGGATTCTCTGTTGAGTGCAGAGAGAATTTTATAGTCGACATGAATGGAATATATTTTGACAACATTATATCGTGTTCTCTACTTAGCAAGTTCTGTGCAAGTACAATTAGATTCCACTTaccatatttatttacttaattaaaaCAGAACTATTAACATAATTTACTAAATTATATGTACTTCATATATTACATTTGCTCCGGTAAATGTGTATTTTGTATTAAAAACCAACTACAAAAAACGACCTATAGAACAAACATAAATTGTTAGTAACTTAGATATTATGGAGAAAAAATAAACGGAtggtaaaatatgttaaaaacactaataatgtaaagttaaaaagtcGAATAATTTTAAACTTTATTCTTATATAGTGCAATGAATGGAATTCTTTTATTAAGaatcttattttaaaatatataactcCGCCACTGGTCTTCATTTTAAAGTGCTTAGGTAAAACTTTACGAATCACTTCCATCAATTCCGTTTATATCTGCTACATTCTTCATGCTCAGCTATTTTTCCATCGATTAATAAACCTATTAACTCTTAGTCTACTTCAAAAGATATAGTGCAACGAAcgaatgaaagttcttttattAAGAATCTTTGTTTCGAAATGTATAAATGAATAAATTCCTAATAAGAAGTGCTTTTCATGTCGGTTGTTGGATGAAAAGTTAAATTCGTAGTTGGGTGCTTCTCTATTATAATATCACTGTGAGATGtaaattaattttcttctatGAATTTGAGCAATTTGTACTCTGAGtattgttaaaaaataaaaaaatggtaCATCGATAGTTAATGAGATTTTTGGTCTCTATCCTCTTTGTGATGAGGTAAGCTGTTAAAGAAAAATATCTGGTTAATCAGATGGCAATCTCTTTTTAAGActtaaaacaatttttttttatttacttttgaagGGCGAATTAGGCACAAAATCGATGCAGAGTTACATTTGAGTCGAATTAGGTTCAATGTTCAGTATCTTTACCCAATATTATACAGAGCTCCATATTAAGCTGTTATAGTTTACCAAAATAACATAGACAAAATTAGCTTTATTCTTATAACAATTATAAACAATTCACTAATAAATCCAAGAAAGAAGACAAGAACAAACAGAGAGAGATGCCATGAAGAATGCCTTCCACCAAACACCAACCCTTTAACTTTATCTCCCTTCCACATTTCCCTTCTTTTTTCTTGTGTCATCATATTCATTCTTCTCTCAATGTGATCACTTAAACTCACCTATGGCTACTCTCTTTCGTCCCCTTTTCTCTACTTTCTCCTCTCTTGTATTCCTCTTACTTCACCTTGGCTGCTTCATCTTCTCCCCTTCATCCTCTTCCCAAAATCACCCTTCAAAAAAACGAAAACTCTCTTCTCATCGCGATTCTTCACCGCCGCCGCCCCCGACTCGTCTCAAAAACTCAACAACCAACGCTATTTCCTCTTCCTGGACTTACATCAAACGTATTTTCTCATCCAATAAACCAAACCCAGTACAAAAAATCAAAAGCCCAACTCACCATAACCCTTCAATCCCATCTCCCTGTTCTTCCACAAGGTCCCTTCAGAAACCCATTTCATCAGACGACCCGATTAACCGCTTGATTTCTCCAATACCCGAATCTGATATCACCTCCGATCAATTATTCTTCCCTTTACGAAACGACATCTACCCATGTACCTTATGTGGGGAAGTATTCCAAAGCCCAATTCATCTCGAGCAACACCAATCGATTAAACACGCAATTTCCGTGCTCACAGATGGGGATTCGGGTAATAACATAGTTCGGATCATTTTCCAAACGGGTTGGTCCGACAAAGCGAAGAACCCGACTATCAATCGAATCCTTAAGATTCACAACAGCAAACGGATTCTGACCCGGTTTGAAGAATACAGAGAAAGCGTAAAGATGAAAGCCAGTCGAAACGCCGTCGTTAAGAGAGACGAAAGGTGTATAGCTGATGGCAATGAGCTGTTAAGGTTTCACTGTACTACTTTCATGTGTGAGCTGGGGCAAAACGGTAATTCCAGCATATGTACGCAGCAGTACTGTAGTCTATGTGGAATTATAAAAAGTGGGTTCTCACATAAGATGGACGGAATTTCCATGCAACCGACCAGCTGGAGGGGACACGTGTCGGTACCTGAGGAGATCGAGGAAGAATTCGGGTTCATGAACGTGAAGCGTGCGATGCTGGTGTGTCGGGTTATTGCGGGTCGAATCGGGTGTGATCCGGGCTATGTGGATAAAGAGGATTCCGGGTTTGATTCGTTGGTGGGGAGGGAAAATGGGTCTCACACGAGAttggatgaagaagatgaactatTGGTATAT
This Solanum dulcamara chromosome 8, daSolDulc1.2, whole genome shotgun sequence DNA region includes the following protein-coding sequences:
- the LOC129901004 gene encoding uncharacterized protein LOC129901004, which translates into the protein MATLFRPLFSTFSSLVFLLLHLGCFIFSPSSSSQNHPSKKRKLSSHRDSSPPPPPTRLKNSTTNAISSSWTYIKRIFSSNKPNPVQKIKSPTHHNPSIPSPCSSTRSLQKPISSDDPINRLISPIPESDITSDQLFFPLRNDIYPCTLCGEVFQSPIHLEQHQSIKHAISVLTDGDSGNNIVRIIFQTGWSDKAKNPTINRILKIHNSKRILTRFEEYRESVKMKASRNAVVKRDERCIADGNELLRFHCTTFMCELGQNGNSSICTQQYCSLCGIIKSGFSHKMDGISMQPTSWRGHVSVPEEIEEEFGFMNVKRAMLVCRVIAGRIGCDPGYVDKEDSGFDSLVGRENGSHTRLDEEDELLVYNSRAVLPCFVIVYTV